In Dasypus novemcinctus isolate mDasNov1 chromosome 10, mDasNov1.1.hap2, whole genome shotgun sequence, one DNA window encodes the following:
- the LOC101424714 gene encoding LOW QUALITY PROTEIN: olfactory receptor 51A4-like (The sequence of the model RefSeq protein was modified relative to this genomic sequence to represent the inferred CDS: inserted 1 base in 1 codon), whose translation MSGFNTSEAEISTFFLIGIPGMEQVHIWLSIPICLMYLLAILGNCTILFLIKTESILHEPMYYFLSMLAFSDLGLSISSLPTMLGIFLFNATGISSNACFAQEFFIHGFSSMESLVLLIMSVDRFIAIYNPLRYTSILTGARVIRIGLSVTGISVLFVLPFPFILKRLKFCKKSLLSHSYCLHQDVMKLACSDNRVNIIYGLFVALTGMLVFMCISVSYMLILKIVLGITSHKGRLKVLNTCTSHICAVLIFFIPIITLAALHRYAKNASIVIRIIIADIFLLVPPLMNPIVYSVKSQQIRILILGKLCVKQXWWEISAAMKDQFGRQILNKYRDPRMRMEEYGRNTKKHYLSQAGQNVSRILT comes from the exons ATGTCAGGCTTCAACACTTCTGAAGCAGAAATCTCTACCTTCTTCCTGATAGGGATCCCAGGGATGGAGCAAGTTCACATTTGGCTCTCCATCCCTATTTGCCTCATGTACCTCCTTGCCATCTTGGGGAACTGCACCATCCTCTTTCTCATCAAAACAGAGAGCATTCTCCATGAACCTATGTATTATTTCCTATCCATGCTGGCATTTTCTGACCTGGGGCTCTCAATCTCCTCCCTTCCAACCATGCTGGGAATCTTCTTATTCAATGCCACAGGAATTTCTTCCAATGCTTGCTTTGCTCAAGAGTTTTTCATTCATGGATTCTCATCTATGGAGTCATTAGTACTTCTCATCATGTCTGTTGATCGCTTTATAGCCATCTATAACCCTTTGAGGTACACCTCTATCCTTACTGGTGCCAGAGTCATTAGGATTGGTCTTTCAGTGACTGGAATAAGTGTGTTATTTGTCCTCCCTTTCCCCTTTATTCTAAAGAGGTTGAAATTTTGCAAGAAAAGCCTATTGTCCCACTCCTACTGCCTCCACCAGGACGTCATGAAACTGGCCTGTTCTGACAACAGGGTCAATATAATCTATGGGCTTTTTGTGGCTCTTACAGGTATGTTAGTCTTCATGTGCATTTCTGTGTCCTACATGCTGATTCTGAAAATTGTTCTGGGCATTACCTCACACAAGGGTCGCCTAAAGGTCCTCAACACTTGCACATCCCACATCTGTGCTGTCCTCATCTTCTTTATACCCATTATCACCTTGGCTGCTCTCCATCGATATGCCAAAAATGCCTCTATAGTTATTAGAATCATCATTGCTGATATCTTCCTTCTGGTCCCTCCTCTAATGAATCCCATTGTGTACTCTGTGAAGAGTCAGCAGATTAGAATTCTAATCCTGGGGAAATTATGTGTGAAAC CTTGGTGGGAGATTTCAGCTGCAATGAAAGACCAGTTTGGTAGGCAAATTCTGAACAAATATAGGGATCCAAGAATGAGAATGGAGGAATACGGACGGAACACAAAGAAACACTACTTATCACAGGCCGGACAAAACGTTTCCAGGATATTGACATAA